The following nucleotide sequence is from Capsicum annuum cultivar UCD-10X-F1 unplaced genomic scaffold, UCD10Xv1.1 ctg69795, whole genome shotgun sequence.
CATTATGTTTGCATTAGacgtaaataaaaatacaaactgAAATGCACTTTAGTATTAACAATAATGTGTTTCTTTCAAAAGTACAAATGGAAATCTGAAAAAGAAACATGTCTGTATGTTTATTAAGTAGacacatatatatatggaaatcaaataaaaatatatatgtattatatacgATAATGTGCAACTGAATGAcaaatgtattttaaaaatacatttgcTCAATGTAATGatcatatatatgtaaaaaaaaatacatatgcttacTGGAATGACATATTTATGTTAAGAATATATTTGTTCACTGTAATggtaatatgtattttaaagAGAAACGACATCTTTTTCCCcatgaacttgtcctccaaactcactttagcacttaaacttaacttccgtttatttaccccccccccccccccttaacatctttaaagtgtatttgtttgaCCCCTAAAGCTAAcatgacatttttttaaaaaaaaggagcgcgtttatttattaaaaaggaaaaaaaaaccgcattttttaattaaaaactgatATAATcccactttttattttaatatatattaaaaaaaaattcttcttcttcaatgcccCCACCCCCCTCATGGCAACCCACACCTACACCCTACACTCTTTTCTTCTCCAATTGATCAAGAACAATAATACTCATTTTCTTTAAACCAtcaattcctccattaacaatcTCATCCATTTTCTTCAACCATTAATTTCTCCATTAGCAACCTCATCCATTTTCTTCAACCATTAATTTCCTCGTTAACAActtcacccattttcttcaaccattaattttttcattaacaATCTCACACACTTTCTCCATCAATACTTTCAAGATGGTAATTAATCGAACACAAGATGTAATGATTAAGATATAATAATTCAATATTCTtataccaaaaaaagaaaaaaaatcacccTTCAATTGAAAACTTTTTAGaaaatagagtttttttttttttgactttgctTTTTTCTGATTTTAGAAATCATAATTAACAAACTATGTGATTGGTCTGAGATCATCATAGCGATTATGTTGTTTCAAAATCAAATCTTCAGCCCTCACAATCAAAGTTATACTTGCAATTTATCCACTATGTTTGCTTTGGTCCAAGACTATGGAAGAAGAAGACCCACCTGTCTTCTTAAAAAAATGAagtttttttttacgttttgtttcttcttttttgaaaaaatgattgaAATTCAATTGAAAAATTAGGGGGGGGCGGTggaagagggggggggggggggggcttgcATTTGTTTTGTAGGAGGTGGAGGTGATGGCTGAAAGATGAGAAAACGTAAAGAGGGCGGGGTGGACGGATGGGGTGAggggtgtgaagaagaaagaaaatgggcgGTTGGGgtgccttttttatttaatatatatatatatatatatatatatatatatatatatatatatatataaataaaatagtacatatatattttttatttaaaaatatatatataaaaataatgtatgggaaattattttttttaaaaaaatagtaatttcttacgtggcaatgacgtggCTCCGACGTGGCGTTGATGTGTatgtgagtgtaacacactctccgttatgagagtggtattcagttttgaggggtaaaaataatacactttaaagatgttaagggggtaaataaatagaagttagTTTAACTGTTAAAGTgagttgagcggacaagttcagggaggaaatcatgtcttttctcaatttttaaatacatattttcaaTGAAATGTGCACGTGTAAAACAATAATTTGTTCACTgaaaatgaatatgaatggtAAAAGTACAAATGTTCACTTGAATAAGCATATGTATGTTAAAAACAAATATGTTCACTGGAATAAGCATGTGTGTTATTATAAATATACacatacattattaaaaaatacatatgaaaaactgCATAGAACAGTTTATAAAGACATATACTAACCATGAAAAATTGGAGATTAAACGATTAAACATCAAAAAATTAACATAACAACTAATGAACATTGAAATACCATCTTTGCccattaaaatgaaatatttcaaaaaataatatttatccacCTAAATTTAACTGTCGttaacttcaacaaaataaaatacaaatcaaatgTCATACACTTCTGTGCGTTCTATTAACTCAATTTTTCAAAgaggcctcattggtgcttcatcacTTTGTGCCTCCGCTTCGGTCTTTCAAGTAGCATAATCCCGCAACAGTGAAGCGTATCTTATGCAAATAAGATCTGATCAAAATCAGCATATGAAACACCTTCACCAAAAATAAGGCACTCGGCATACGTAATCATATATAAGCCACAGTCTCTGCAAATACATGCATTAATAAGTAAGTAGTTGTTACAAgtttaatacatatgtatatatacaagtaataTGTGTACTCATTACTTACAAGCTGTCACTTGGTTGTTGAGGCATATTCTCCACAACTGAAATACCAAATGGATCCATCCTATCATTCAATTTGTAATTAGGATGATTGTCAATTTCAATACTCTTATTCTCGTAGAATTTACATGcaatgagacatataggtataACCTTTGCTAACTTTTCAATTTCACTAAGCACCACAGCATCATAACCAGCAGCTGACAaagaatcatatacatatatgcacctaTGATTGAACGATATAACCGCAAGAACCTAATGATGTTTGGACTTTACATGAACAGGAATGAAAATATGGTCAACCGTATGCCATGGCACTGTAGCATGCATGCGGAATCCACTTATGTACTTATTCAGATGGTATTCCTTTCCACCAGCATTAAGAGATGTATCATCTACTTTATACACATAAAAAATCCTTCTAACAATGTTCATGAAATTGTAGTCTATAGTGCTGAACGTATATGAGCTATTGGAATCATACTTAGACTTCTTTCGCAGATAATAGAAGCATACATCAATTTGCTGCATTATAAATTAATTTCATACttaatagtaaataaaaaaattaagattcaAAGAATCCAACACTACATATGTAAATATCATGTACTTATCAGTGAACATATAACATACTTCATAtgcatatacaaatatacattttCAACTATAACAATATAAGCAGTTACAAATATTCATATGTAACACAGgactaatatttatttcaatatacaACTCATCAACATAATAATACATCACTTACCTCATCTGACCATGTCTGGCTAGGAGTACCCATAATGTAGACCCAATTCTTGTCTTCAACATATAAAACTCCAAAACTGGTAAGCGGTATTTTTGCCTTGCCcttcaaaaaattatcttcttTGCTGTTTTTGTTTATTCATCATACATATTAGTAGATCATTTACATAATCTTAAATTACAAAATATAGTACAAATAAGTTGTAACCTATATACCTCTTCGAATGATAGTTAAGAAGATCCAATGAAAGTCACGTCATGAACTTGTCGGTGCTCTTAGTGTCTTCTATATCATTAATAGGATGAGATATGAAGGGATGTTTCTGATCGAATGTTCTCCGTTGCGCTTTTATGCAGAAACAAAAGTTTAATTGTATGTCTTAAAACTgtcacatatgtatttatgaagtACATATTAACAAATGTATTTGTTACTACTTCATTGTTACATATCTAAGCTATCAAACTTCAACATAAACAAATTGTCATCAAAATATAACCAGTTCTCATTAAAAACAAATACAACtgatccaaaaaaaattaaacatcaaaatacaaagaATACTTCATTATCCATTacaaaagaataataattttaatatataaagtaaACAAATTTGTTAACTAAGAATATTATGTTAAGAGTACTAACCATCTGCTGAACCAAAATTCATTGTGAATGGTGACTCCTTGTATCTAGATGGTCGCCTAATCCTTGAAACAGGCATTGGCGTTTGTTGTGCTTCATTTGCCGATGAATGTACAATTATACTTCGTTCAAGATTGACATACGCAATAAGACTACGAAGAAGATCTGAGAGTCAGGAAAATCTTAATCAGCATTGCTTTCATCATTTACTCTGTCTTGAATGTGAAATGGAGTCTTGTGTTGCTGATCTAACTTTGATTTATCCACATCATTAACCTCTGACTCATCTTCTGTTGGTTTATTTAAATTCTTCTCGACAACAACTTCTTCGTTCTGTATAAATTGTATAAAGATCTAGCAAGGTTggattttcaaacaaataaataaaagaaaacaatgcACGTATTTAAGATACCTTGCACTCAATTTCGACTTCAGCATTGGCTTTATTTATGAAGTCAAGATCAATGCTTCTAAGGACGTCATCTGAAAATGTGAATTGAGATTCTGATATTTGTGCTTCACCAATACTTTCATCAATCGATTTTGTGTTCTACACAACATGTtcatacaaattaaataaaataatatttttcaataactAAACAACTAACCTAGATATATTCAGCATACCAAAGAGACACATACATCTTTTGCTTCATGCACTTCTATATCAGttttttcctttcaaaaaaagaaataataaaaaattaaaacaattaatATTCATCAATATAAGTAtacctaacaaaaaaaaattgatctatCGGAACATCATCATTATCCTCATGATACCCATCAATCTCATTATACACATCATTCATATTGTTGCTTTGATTGTCTGCCATCTCTGTAGTCACCttttttaatgttgttttatGTAATGATAAATTAGAATTGTATATAATAAAAAACTTTACAATAAATGTACGCAATTTACTTACCAATGTGCCTTCAAGATTCTGATTAAACTCGTAATCAAATTTTGGAGTCGCTTGAAGGGATGATGTATTGTTAACATTTTCATCCGTTGGTGGCTGGTCATATTCTCTGTCTTTTGCTTGTTTCTTTGCGTTTACAACATGAAaatgcaaataaaaaataaatagtaaactaactatttagtttagctctgcatatgtatatatgattatacatatcataaactgaaaaatacatattaaatatatGACAAAGAGAATGAGTTCTccatatttcattattaaaaatacaaaatctgCATGCTGAATTTGTATTTAACATAACTAATGTAACATATGactatgtatttattattttacttattgtcatttagaaaaaaatatattttatctaaaaaaacaGACTCAACAAACTGTATAAATTCATAtgttgtgtatgtatatatgttgtatttttattcaaccacactatatatatttgtttaataTGTATTTAACCTAATAAGTGTATATTTATAAAAATCGTTTACATCAGAATTGTTGTACCTTGATTTCATTAATTGCATTCATGATTTGATCACACCTGGATGATAGTAGGCCACACATATCATTAAACTCTTTCCAAACCTGAATTCAAAGAAATAattagaaatacaaaaataaattaatcaaaaacttAAACAGAAATTACCTTATCACGAAACTTATCAAAGACTTTCTTCGAGACAACGACGTCTTCAACTTCAAAACTGAAGGAAGATAGAGCAGGTGACTGAATCGGAATAGTTTTTTTACTATCAGGCCGATTTATGTCTTTCCTATTTCCACGCAGCGTAGCTTTTGTTTGAATTGACTTGTGAATTGGAGTCCTCACAGAAGGCATCTTTGCAGTACGGGGTGGAGGGGTCCTTTTTTGTGGCTGCTCATCTGTACCTTTAGAATGTGgcttcaattttttctttgtgGGTGAAGCTGATGAATCg
It contains:
- the LOC107879565 gene encoding uncharacterized protein LOC107879565, with amino-acid sequence MVNDIEDRIKSMLTKNQYKMFRTKSIFGFFMKKKDCVVQAQLGRCIMSLETKESSTSVIVIHAKGTIFHFTLREFALVTGLNCVINRDDFVFDEERPNRIIDQYFDGESFIQKKKLFADVLFKNIEPIRKEISAFQISKKLVPGAASHNEDDIDSNNDFQDPPQRQKQLTTKKKYHVDSSASPTKKKLKPHSKGTDEQPQKRTPPPRTAKMPSVRTPIHKSIQTKATLRGNRKDINRPDSKKTIPIQSPALSSFSFEVEDVVVSKKVFDKFRDKVWKEFNDMCGLLSSRCDQIMNAINEIKKQAKDREYDQPPTDENVNNTSSLQATPKFDYEFNQNLEGTLEKTDIEVHEAKDVCVSLNTKSIDESIGEAQISESQFTFSDDVLRSIDLDFINKANAEVEIECKNEEVVVEKNLNKPTEDESEVNDVDKSNLIAYVNLERSIIVHSSANEAQQTPMPVSRIRRPSRYKESPFTMNFGSADVVFVFNENWLYFDDNLFMLKFDSLDIKEDNFLKGKAKIPLTSFGVLYVEDKNWVYIMGTPSQTWSDEQIDVCFYYLRKKSKYDSNSSYTFSTIDYNFMNIVRRIFYVYKVDDTSLNAGGKEYHLNKYISGFRMHATVPWHTVLAVISFNHRCIYVYDSLSAAGYDAVVLSEIEKLAKVIPICLIACKFYENKSIEIDNHPNYKLNDRMDPFGISVVENMPQQPSDSLDCGLYMITYAECLIFGEGVSYADFDQILFA